Proteins from a single region of Fundulus heteroclitus isolate FHET01 chromosome 12, MU-UCD_Fhet_4.1, whole genome shotgun sequence:
- the bmp10 gene encoding bone morphogenetic protein 10 codes for MASIWVSQLGTICTSKTLLLLFSFLLLREPLFGKSSPISNSHQRYRPAPGLGDGHGGVVDPMLLEQGDSTKMQNLLESLKQQFLRTFNLSGSGPSTLPPGSAREDPPEYMMELYNRFANDRTAMPTANIIRSFKNEDSNPSVVGAGGARRHPLLFNVSIPHHERITAAELRLYTLVQTDRHLYAGVDRKVTIYELTSHDWLNVTDGKAIRGDEFVAVEERTDFLELASRQVFGTDNGWEAFDLTAAVQRWCKSDGATTHRLEVHISSIADDEIAGSAKEASKDEGPPEGDMRIESSPEEKHKPLLIVFSDDQSSDHRDDRRELNEMIDHETSSAVLQNDFGTDMDGLWGEDRSEPDEEDLIQMRSNLIYDTASRIRRNAKGNHCKKQSLYVEFKDIGWDSWVLAPTGYDAFECAGICSYPLTKHVTPTKHAIVQTLVNINSPQKAARACCVPTKLDPISLLYLDDTGVVTYKYKYEGMMVAECGCR; via the exons atggCGAGCATTTGGGTCTCTCAACTGGGAACCATTTGCACATCCAAGACTTTGCTCTTGCTgttttccttcctgctgctccGGGAGCCTCTCTTTGGAAAAAGCAGCCCCATCTCCAACTCTCATCAGAGGTATCGCCCTGCTCCAGGACTCGGGGATGGCCATGGAGGGGTGGTGGATCCGATGCTGCTGGAGCAGGGTGACAGCACAAAGATGCAAAACCTCCTGGAGAGCCTGAAGCAGCAGTTTCTGCGGACTTTTAACCTGTCCGGATCGGGTCCTTCCACCCTGCCTCCTGGTAGCGCACGGGAGGACCCGCCTGAGTACATGATGGAGCTTTATAACCGCTTTGCCAATGACCGCACTGCCATGCCCACAGCCAACATCATACGCAGCTTCAAGAATGAAG ATTCAAACCCTAGTGTCGTGGGTGCTGGAGGGGCGAGACGCCACCCACTGCTCTTCAACGTGTCAATCCCCCATCACGAGCGCATCACGGCAGCTGAACTACGCCTCTACACCCTAGTCCAGACCGACAGACACCTCTATGCCGGTGTTGACCGGAAGGTCACCATCTATGAGCTGACATCGCATGACTGGCTCAACGTGACAGACGGAAAGGCGATAAGGGGAGACGAGTTTGTAGCGGTGGAGGAGCGGACCGACTTTTTGGAGCTGGCTTCACGTCAGGTGTTTGGAACAGATAACGGCTGGGAAGCCTTTGACCTCACTGCCGCTGTGCAGCGCTGGTGCAAATCTGATGGAGCAACGACACATCGTTTGGAAGTTCACATCTCCAGCATCGCTGATGACGAGATTGCTGGGAGTGCGAAAGAAGCCAGCAAAGATGAGGGTCCACCTGAAGGTGACATGAGGATTGAAAGCAGTCCAGAGGAGAAACATAAACCCCTTCTGATTGTTTTCTCTGATGATCAGAGCAGTGATCACCGCGATGACAGGCGTGAGCTGAATGAGATGATTGATCATGAGACTTCTAGCGCTGTACTGCAGAATGACTTTGGGACAGACATGGATGGGCTGTGGGGTGAGGACAGAAGTGAACCAGATGAGGAAGACCTCATCCAGATGCGTTCCAACTTGATCTATGACACGGCTTCCCGCATTCGTCGCAATGCCAAAGGAAATCACTGCAAGAAGCAATCTCTGTACGTAGAGTTTAAGGACATTGGGTGGGATAGCTGGGTCCTTGCACCTACTGGTTATGATGCCTTTGAATGTGCTGGTATTTGTTCCTACCCATTGACAAAGCACGTCACACCCACTAAACATGCCATAGTCCAGACACTGGTAAACATCAACAGTCCCCAGAAAGCAGCACGAGCCTGCTGTGTGCCCACCAAGCTGGACCCCATCTCCCTACTCTACCTGGATGACACAGGCGTGGTCACTTACAAGTACAAGTACGAGGGAATGATGGTAGCCGAGTGTGGCTGCAGATAG